The Oscarella lobularis chromosome 12, ooOscLobu1.1, whole genome shotgun sequence genome window below encodes:
- the LOC136194081 gene encoding uncharacterized protein isoform X1, translated as MTSSRTIAMSNSLEDLSSSTVAPTIVQHPVVSPSQSVTPSPELFRLLQHSSRRKAFLFIAVFDVLLMLVIWVLIVAIFGLIKQIDSVGKLFDYEKSLFDLVALALGRMLLLLVSYWILKVKNRWVVLFVAAGSTAYLVAKVFYYDFNSVSEDYLEVFFIVACLVIVWTEFAFYELKVLPVVESSAYRLIRLNEEVGEREPLIRQANRGPENNAASRRSSASNEEHPAFVTPRGSPTEFFEENTSGGGDDYDVTGRQFQSPVPMASDVLTAEEVAKFVDLAKDALEYTIHMAGNKDLDWKEEKRSGGIVCEALARPRQTKLFRCSAIIDCCPKDLFRILYVEGEKQPSWNSTVLKSESLYKIDDHSDISYNVAAEAAGGIVSSRDFVSVRYWDRRGPNYISAGTGINFPNKPEVKGITRGLNGPGGYVMNAVADDPGRTRLIWVLDTDLKGWIPQYLIDKALSGVLITFFEKVANYYEFCITASSRTRDEVIRMRWFEGSVSEAIQRATTTRKLFIVYVEGNNEDSKKMANVWTDAKVIEEFERVGAIALKIGATTAEYQQFSKIYPVAVIPSTYFIGEKGFPLEVGLGYVKDIELVARLKRADDAQMTKISSPSTGIDSEDVTNDAQKSQKTEIGSDDVTDDVKKEIEPSVSHSEPALNESDSASSQTPSIEERKQRAKAKLEEIRRRKAEQRVEEEKRRELSRRELGQDVHKMQEKLADQRAQERAKQLKKKKEDDRKAREVIRAQIEKDRVERAQRFEEQKVEKEMERTAKREWAAMETKTKTSDVARIQFRFSDGWTLREQFASSQTLCDARAFILENASNYVKDGVFSFSIAYPRREVTSEMETQTFEELGLTPTAILVVKTPQEAKKTTTAVTSWGKNPIVQILLLPFLLISSFFSFIASLFTTTTTPKPSPVGVGGRSKPSSPWRSQRDGNIHRMKTDDDDDDENNTWNGNSTQQQ; from the exons ATGACGAGTAGTAGAACGATAGCTATGAGCAACTCTCTCGAAGACCTTTCCTCGTCGACAGTCGCGCCGACAATCGTTCAGCATCCTGTCGTATCGCCGTCTCAGTCGGTGACGCCGTCTCCAGAACTTTTCCGTCTCCTCCAGCACTCGTCGCGACGCAAAGCCTTTCTTTTCATCGCCGTATTCGACGTCCTTCTCATGCTCGTCATCTGGGTGCTCATCGTCGCCATATTTGGTCTCATAAAACAGATAGACAGCGTTGGGAAACTTTTCGACTACGAAAAATCGCTATTCGATCTCGTC GCGCTCGCCTTAGGTCGcatgcttcttcttctcgtttccTACTGGATCTTGAAAGTGAAAAACCGTTGGGTTGTGCTG tTTGTGGCTGCCGGTTCGACGGCTTATCTCGTGGCGAAAGTTTTTTACTATGAT TTCAATTCAGTGAGCGAAGATTATCTCGAAGTGTTCTTCATTGTCGCCTGTCTCGTCATCGTTTGGACCGAATTTGCATTCTACGAACTCAAG GTTTTGCCTG TCGTTGAATCTTCAGCGTATCGTCTCATACGACTGAACGAAGAAGTGGGAGAGAGGGAACCACTGATAAGGCAAGCAAACAG AGGACCAGAGAACAATGCAGCAAGCCGCCGTTCCAGTGCATCCAATGAGGAGCATCCCGCCTTTGTCACGCCTAGAGGCTCTCCCACAG AATTTTTCGAAGAAAACACTAGTGGCGGTGGGGAcgattatgacgtcactggaAGACAGTTTCAGTCGCCCGTTCCCATGGCTTCTGATGTGTTGACAGCTGAA GAAGTGGCAAAGTTTGTTGATCTTGCTAAGGATGCGCTAGAGTACACCATACACATGGCAGGGAATAAGGATCTCGattggaaagaagaaaaacgctcg ggTGGGATTGTTTGTGAGGCGCTGGCACGACCTCGTCAGACGAAGCTCTTCCGTTGCTCT GCTATTATTGATTGTTGTCCCAAAGATTTGTTTCGGATTCTCTACGTTGAAGGGGAGAAACAGCCTTCGTGGAATTCGACGGTTTTGAAAAGCGAG TCGTTATACAAAATTGATGATCATTCCGACATTTCGTATAATGTTGCAGCTGAGGCGGCGGGAGGAATTGTATCAAGCAG GGATTTTGTCAGTGTTCGATATTGGGATAGACGCGGTCCTAATTACATTTCCGCTGGTACGGGAATCAACTTTCCAAACAAACCCGAAGTGAAAGGAATCACGCG AGGTCTAAATGGACCCGGAGGTTACGTCATGAACGCCGTAGCCGACGATCCCGGGAGAACGCGGTTGATCTGGGTGCTAGATACTGATCTTAAG GGATGGATTCCTCAATATCTCATTGATAAAGCGCTTTCTGGCgtactcattacgttctTTGAGAAAGTAGCTAATTAC TACGAGTTTTGTATTACGGCAAGTTCCCGTACACGTGACGAAGTCATCAGAATGCGTTGGTTCGAAGGAAGCGTTTCGGAGGCGATTCAGCGAGCGACAACGACTCGCAAGCTCTTCATCGTCTACGTAGAAG GAAACAACGAAGATTCGAAAAAGATGGCGAACGTGTGGACGGACGCGAAG GTCATCGAGGAATTCGAACGCGTAGGCGCGATCGCGCTGAAAATCGGCGCAACGAC ggcAGAATATCagcaattttcaaaaatat ATCCTGTGGCCGTTATACCTTCGACGTATTTCATCGGCGAAAAAGGGTTTCCCCTCGAAGTGGGCCTCGGCTACGTCAAAGATATCGAATTAGTGGCCAGACTCAAAAGagcagatgac gctcagatgacgaaaatttcTTCGCCCAGCACTggcattgattctgaagaCGTCactaatgac GCTCAGAAAAGCCAAAAGACGGAAATTGGctctgatgacgtcactgatgacgtcaaaaaggaGATTGAACCGAGTGTGTCTCATTCTGAGCCAGCGTTGAATGAAAGCGATTCCGCTTCCTCTCAAACTCCATCGattgaagagagaaagcaaaG AGCAAAAGCTAAATTGGAGGAgattcgtcggcgaaagGCTGAGCAGCGTgtcgaggaggagaagaggagGGAATTGAGTCGACGCGAACTCGGTCAAGACGTGCATAAGATGCAGGAGAAATTGGCGGATCAGAGAGCCCAGGAACGGGCGAaacagctgaagaaaaagaaggaggaTGATCGCAAGGCGCGAGAAGTGATTCGAGCTCAAATCGAGAAGGATAGAGTTGAAAGAGCGCAACGTTTCGAGGAACAAAAAGTGGAAAAGGAAATGGAGAGGACAGCGAAACGAGAATGGGCAGCCATGGAAACCAAAac aaaaaCGAGTGATGTTGCTCGTATACAATTTCGATTTTCAGACGGATGGACGTTACGTGAGCAATTCGCCTCGTCGCAAACACTTTGTGACGCACGTGCTTTCATTTTAGAA AATGCTAGCAATTACGTCAAGGACGGggttttctcgttttccatCGCCTATCCTCGTcgcgaagtgacgtcagaaatggAAACGCAAACGTTCGAGGAACTCGGACTCACTCCAACGGCGATATTAGTCGTGAAAACGCCGCAAGAAGCCAAG aaaacgacgacagcggtgacgtcatggGGAAAGAATCCAATCGTGCAAATATTGCTTCTACCCTTCTTACTCATctcttcgttcttctccttcatcgCGAGCCTTTTtacgacgacaacaacgcCGAAACCGTCGCCAGTCGGAGTCGGCGGAAGATCCAAGccctcgtcgccgtggcgATCGCAACGAGACGGCAACATTCATCGCATGAaaacggacgacgacgacgacgatgagaacAACACATGGAACGGAAATTCAACCCAGCAACAGTAA
- the LOC136194018 gene encoding homeobox protein HB1-like, which produces MSRDDAHPFSVKVLLRISPPPSPSPPPPTLPESIFRSVADLAKSDGPCTWLVDERRRMLADVGERKQRVTFAREQLVDLERVFALRPYVTASERRALAHRVGLTELQVKTWFQNRRQKYRRERKEREQRNKKQ; this is translated from the exons atgtcgcgcgacgacgcccaTCCGTTTTCCGTCAAAGTTCTCCTTCGTATttcgccgccaccgtcgccgtcgcctccaCCTCCGACTCTTCCCGAGTCGATCTTTCGTTCTGTCGCCGATTTGGCGAAGTCCGATGGCC CTTGCACATGGCTCGttgacgagcgtcgtcgcatGCTCGCCGACGTCGGTGAGCGCAAGCAACGCGTGACGTTCGCTAGGGAACAGCTCGTTGATTTGGAGCGCGTTTTTGCCCTGCGGCCCTACGTGACGGCGAGCGAGCGGCGCGCGCTCGCTCATCGCGTTGGGTTGACCGAATTGCAGGTGAAGACGTGGTTTCagaatcgacgtcagaaatatCGGCGAGAGCGAAAGGAACGCGAGCAACGAAACAAGAAACAATAA
- the LOC136194081 gene encoding uncharacterized protein isoform X2 codes for MTSSRTIAMSNSLEDLSSSTVAPTIVQHPVVSPSQSVTPSPELFRLLQHSSRRKAFLFIAVFDVLLMLVIWVLIVAIFGLIKQIDSVGKLFDYEKSLFDLVALALGRMLLLLVSYWILKVKNRWVVLFVAAGSTAYLVAKVFYYDFNSVSEDYLEVFFIVACLVIVWTEFAFYELKVLPVVESSAYRLIRLNEEVGEREPLISAHVRGPENNAASRRSSASNEEHPAFVTPRGSPTEFFEENTSGGGDDYDVTGRQFQSPVPMASDVLTAEEVAKFVDLAKDALEYTIHMAGNKDLDWKEEKRSGGIVCEALARPRQTKLFRCSAIIDCCPKDLFRILYVEGEKQPSWNSTVLKSESLYKIDDHSDISYNVAAEAAGGIVSSRDFVSVRYWDRRGPNYISAGTGINFPNKPEVKGITRGLNGPGGYVMNAVADDPGRTRLIWVLDTDLKGWIPQYLIDKALSGVLITFFEKVANYYEFCITASSRTRDEVIRMRWFEGSVSEAIQRATTTRKLFIVYVEGNNEDSKKMANVWTDAKVIEEFERVGAIALKIGATTAEYQQFSKIYPVAVIPSTYFIGEKGFPLEVGLGYVKDIELVARLKRADDAQMTKISSPSTGIDSEDVTNDAQKSQKTEIGSDDVTDDVKKEIEPSVSHSEPALNESDSASSQTPSIEERKQRAKAKLEEIRRRKAEQRVEEEKRRELSRRELGQDVHKMQEKLADQRAQERAKQLKKKKEDDRKAREVIRAQIEKDRVERAQRFEEQKVEKEMERTAKREWAAMETKTKTSDVARIQFRFSDGWTLREQFASSQTLCDARAFILENASNYVKDGVFSFSIAYPRREVTSEMETQTFEELGLTPTAILVVKTPQEAKKTTTAVTSWGKNPIVQILLLPFLLISSFFSFIASLFTTTTTPKPSPVGVGGRSKPSSPWRSQRDGNIHRMKTDDDDDDENNTWNGNSTQQQ; via the exons ATGACGAGTAGTAGAACGATAGCTATGAGCAACTCTCTCGAAGACCTTTCCTCGTCGACAGTCGCGCCGACAATCGTTCAGCATCCTGTCGTATCGCCGTCTCAGTCGGTGACGCCGTCTCCAGAACTTTTCCGTCTCCTCCAGCACTCGTCGCGACGCAAAGCCTTTCTTTTCATCGCCGTATTCGACGTCCTTCTCATGCTCGTCATCTGGGTGCTCATCGTCGCCATATTTGGTCTCATAAAACAGATAGACAGCGTTGGGAAACTTTTCGACTACGAAAAATCGCTATTCGATCTCGTC GCGCTCGCCTTAGGTCGcatgcttcttcttctcgtttccTACTGGATCTTGAAAGTGAAAAACCGTTGGGTTGTGCTG tTTGTGGCTGCCGGTTCGACGGCTTATCTCGTGGCGAAAGTTTTTTACTATGAT TTCAATTCAGTGAGCGAAGATTATCTCGAAGTGTTCTTCATTGTCGCCTGTCTCGTCATCGTTTGGACCGAATTTGCATTCTACGAACTCAAG GTTTTGCCTG TCGTTGAATCTTCAGCGTATCGTCTCATACGACTGAACGAAGAAGTGGGAGAGAGGGAACCACTGATAAG TGCGCACGTTAGAGGACCAGAGAACAATGCAGCAAGCCGCCGTTCCAGTGCATCCAATGAGGAGCATCCCGCCTTTGTCACGCCTAGAGGCTCTCCCACAG AATTTTTCGAAGAAAACACTAGTGGCGGTGGGGAcgattatgacgtcactggaAGACAGTTTCAGTCGCCCGTTCCCATGGCTTCTGATGTGTTGACAGCTGAA GAAGTGGCAAAGTTTGTTGATCTTGCTAAGGATGCGCTAGAGTACACCATACACATGGCAGGGAATAAGGATCTCGattggaaagaagaaaaacgctcg ggTGGGATTGTTTGTGAGGCGCTGGCACGACCTCGTCAGACGAAGCTCTTCCGTTGCTCT GCTATTATTGATTGTTGTCCCAAAGATTTGTTTCGGATTCTCTACGTTGAAGGGGAGAAACAGCCTTCGTGGAATTCGACGGTTTTGAAAAGCGAG TCGTTATACAAAATTGATGATCATTCCGACATTTCGTATAATGTTGCAGCTGAGGCGGCGGGAGGAATTGTATCAAGCAG GGATTTTGTCAGTGTTCGATATTGGGATAGACGCGGTCCTAATTACATTTCCGCTGGTACGGGAATCAACTTTCCAAACAAACCCGAAGTGAAAGGAATCACGCG AGGTCTAAATGGACCCGGAGGTTACGTCATGAACGCCGTAGCCGACGATCCCGGGAGAACGCGGTTGATCTGGGTGCTAGATACTGATCTTAAG GGATGGATTCCTCAATATCTCATTGATAAAGCGCTTTCTGGCgtactcattacgttctTTGAGAAAGTAGCTAATTAC TACGAGTTTTGTATTACGGCAAGTTCCCGTACACGTGACGAAGTCATCAGAATGCGTTGGTTCGAAGGAAGCGTTTCGGAGGCGATTCAGCGAGCGACAACGACTCGCAAGCTCTTCATCGTCTACGTAGAAG GAAACAACGAAGATTCGAAAAAGATGGCGAACGTGTGGACGGACGCGAAG GTCATCGAGGAATTCGAACGCGTAGGCGCGATCGCGCTGAAAATCGGCGCAACGAC ggcAGAATATCagcaattttcaaaaatat ATCCTGTGGCCGTTATACCTTCGACGTATTTCATCGGCGAAAAAGGGTTTCCCCTCGAAGTGGGCCTCGGCTACGTCAAAGATATCGAATTAGTGGCCAGACTCAAAAGagcagatgac gctcagatgacgaaaatttcTTCGCCCAGCACTggcattgattctgaagaCGTCactaatgac GCTCAGAAAAGCCAAAAGACGGAAATTGGctctgatgacgtcactgatgacgtcaaaaaggaGATTGAACCGAGTGTGTCTCATTCTGAGCCAGCGTTGAATGAAAGCGATTCCGCTTCCTCTCAAACTCCATCGattgaagagagaaagcaaaG AGCAAAAGCTAAATTGGAGGAgattcgtcggcgaaagGCTGAGCAGCGTgtcgaggaggagaagaggagGGAATTGAGTCGACGCGAACTCGGTCAAGACGTGCATAAGATGCAGGAGAAATTGGCGGATCAGAGAGCCCAGGAACGGGCGAaacagctgaagaaaaagaaggaggaTGATCGCAAGGCGCGAGAAGTGATTCGAGCTCAAATCGAGAAGGATAGAGTTGAAAGAGCGCAACGTTTCGAGGAACAAAAAGTGGAAAAGGAAATGGAGAGGACAGCGAAACGAGAATGGGCAGCCATGGAAACCAAAac aaaaaCGAGTGATGTTGCTCGTATACAATTTCGATTTTCAGACGGATGGACGTTACGTGAGCAATTCGCCTCGTCGCAAACACTTTGTGACGCACGTGCTTTCATTTTAGAA AATGCTAGCAATTACGTCAAGGACGGggttttctcgttttccatCGCCTATCCTCGTcgcgaagtgacgtcagaaatggAAACGCAAACGTTCGAGGAACTCGGACTCACTCCAACGGCGATATTAGTCGTGAAAACGCCGCAAGAAGCCAAG aaaacgacgacagcggtgacgtcatggGGAAAGAATCCAATCGTGCAAATATTGCTTCTACCCTTCTTACTCATctcttcgttcttctccttcatcgCGAGCCTTTTtacgacgacaacaacgcCGAAACCGTCGCCAGTCGGAGTCGGCGGAAGATCCAAGccctcgtcgccgtggcgATCGCAACGAGACGGCAACATTCATCGCATGAaaacggacgacgacgacgacgatgagaacAACACATGGAACGGAAATTCAACCCAGCAACAGTAA
- the LOC136194081 gene encoding UBX domain-containing protein 4-like isoform X3 has protein sequence MASDVLTAEEVAKFVDLAKDALEYTIHMAGNKDLDWKEEKRSGGIVCEALARPRQTKLFRCSAIIDCCPKDLFRILYVEGEKQPSWNSTVLKSESLYKIDDHSDISYNVAAEAAGGIVSSRDFVSVRYWDRRGPNYISAGTGINFPNKPEVKGITRGLNGPGGYVMNAVADDPGRTRLIWVLDTDLKGWIPQYLIDKALSGVLITFFEKVANYYEFCITASSRTRDEVIRMRWFEGSVSEAIQRATTTRKLFIVYVEGNNEDSKKMANVWTDAKVIEEFERVGAIALKIGATTAEYQQFSKIYPVAVIPSTYFIGEKGFPLEVGLGYVKDIELVARLKRADDAQMTKISSPSTGIDSEDVTNDAQKSQKTEIGSDDVTDDVKKEIEPSVSHSEPALNESDSASSQTPSIEERKQRAKAKLEEIRRRKAEQRVEEEKRRELSRRELGQDVHKMQEKLADQRAQERAKQLKKKKEDDRKAREVIRAQIEKDRVERAQRFEEQKVEKEMERTAKREWAAMETKTKTSDVARIQFRFSDGWTLREQFASSQTLCDARAFILENASNYVKDGVFSFSIAYPRREVTSEMETQTFEELGLTPTAILVVKTPQEAKKTTTAVTSWGKNPIVQILLLPFLLISSFFSFIASLFTTTTTPKPSPVGVGGRSKPSSPWRSQRDGNIHRMKTDDDDDDENNTWNGNSTQQQ, from the exons ATGGCTTCTGATGTGTTGACAGCTGAA GAAGTGGCAAAGTTTGTTGATCTTGCTAAGGATGCGCTAGAGTACACCATACACATGGCAGGGAATAAGGATCTCGattggaaagaagaaaaacgctcg ggTGGGATTGTTTGTGAGGCGCTGGCACGACCTCGTCAGACGAAGCTCTTCCGTTGCTCT GCTATTATTGATTGTTGTCCCAAAGATTTGTTTCGGATTCTCTACGTTGAAGGGGAGAAACAGCCTTCGTGGAATTCGACGGTTTTGAAAAGCGAG TCGTTATACAAAATTGATGATCATTCCGACATTTCGTATAATGTTGCAGCTGAGGCGGCGGGAGGAATTGTATCAAGCAG GGATTTTGTCAGTGTTCGATATTGGGATAGACGCGGTCCTAATTACATTTCCGCTGGTACGGGAATCAACTTTCCAAACAAACCCGAAGTGAAAGGAATCACGCG AGGTCTAAATGGACCCGGAGGTTACGTCATGAACGCCGTAGCCGACGATCCCGGGAGAACGCGGTTGATCTGGGTGCTAGATACTGATCTTAAG GGATGGATTCCTCAATATCTCATTGATAAAGCGCTTTCTGGCgtactcattacgttctTTGAGAAAGTAGCTAATTAC TACGAGTTTTGTATTACGGCAAGTTCCCGTACACGTGACGAAGTCATCAGAATGCGTTGGTTCGAAGGAAGCGTTTCGGAGGCGATTCAGCGAGCGACAACGACTCGCAAGCTCTTCATCGTCTACGTAGAAG GAAACAACGAAGATTCGAAAAAGATGGCGAACGTGTGGACGGACGCGAAG GTCATCGAGGAATTCGAACGCGTAGGCGCGATCGCGCTGAAAATCGGCGCAACGAC ggcAGAATATCagcaattttcaaaaatat ATCCTGTGGCCGTTATACCTTCGACGTATTTCATCGGCGAAAAAGGGTTTCCCCTCGAAGTGGGCCTCGGCTACGTCAAAGATATCGAATTAGTGGCCAGACTCAAAAGagcagatgac gctcagatgacgaaaatttcTTCGCCCAGCACTggcattgattctgaagaCGTCactaatgac GCTCAGAAAAGCCAAAAGACGGAAATTGGctctgatgacgtcactgatgacgtcaaaaaggaGATTGAACCGAGTGTGTCTCATTCTGAGCCAGCGTTGAATGAAAGCGATTCCGCTTCCTCTCAAACTCCATCGattgaagagagaaagcaaaG AGCAAAAGCTAAATTGGAGGAgattcgtcggcgaaagGCTGAGCAGCGTgtcgaggaggagaagaggagGGAATTGAGTCGACGCGAACTCGGTCAAGACGTGCATAAGATGCAGGAGAAATTGGCGGATCAGAGAGCCCAGGAACGGGCGAaacagctgaagaaaaagaaggaggaTGATCGCAAGGCGCGAGAAGTGATTCGAGCTCAAATCGAGAAGGATAGAGTTGAAAGAGCGCAACGTTTCGAGGAACAAAAAGTGGAAAAGGAAATGGAGAGGACAGCGAAACGAGAATGGGCAGCCATGGAAACCAAAac aaaaaCGAGTGATGTTGCTCGTATACAATTTCGATTTTCAGACGGATGGACGTTACGTGAGCAATTCGCCTCGTCGCAAACACTTTGTGACGCACGTGCTTTCATTTTAGAA AATGCTAGCAATTACGTCAAGGACGGggttttctcgttttccatCGCCTATCCTCGTcgcgaagtgacgtcagaaatggAAACGCAAACGTTCGAGGAACTCGGACTCACTCCAACGGCGATATTAGTCGTGAAAACGCCGCAAGAAGCCAAG aaaacgacgacagcggtgacgtcatggGGAAAGAATCCAATCGTGCAAATATTGCTTCTACCCTTCTTACTCATctcttcgttcttctccttcatcgCGAGCCTTTTtacgacgacaacaacgcCGAAACCGTCGCCAGTCGGAGTCGGCGGAAGATCCAAGccctcgtcgccgtggcgATCGCAACGAGACGGCAACATTCATCGCATGAaaacggacgacgacgacgacgatgagaacAACACATGGAACGGAAATTCAACCCAGCAACAGTAA
- the LOC136194088 gene encoding uncharacterized protein, producing the protein MLLVVFALLQTSAVALDPIQGTYHAWWALIDAPTTSVQSALPNAAQQLVIPKSIGIATGRALFALEMGREHDCGPIGLKALRKDFMEFKFEIPWVQIANTSKIVTYKKKIYQDNEEEVLGSRIYGLNASRAEIEMNATDYTIDTTKFHATFKNTTPSFAPASKYPNFAIYETIVNQTWFGDATAKTCAQHHYDFTTAIVRPANASITIRGESLEANLPETFSARGIDASPFGVAEVWLNFTMTTPFACH; encoded by the coding sequence ATGTTGCTGGTTGTCTTCGCTCTTCTGCAGACGAGCGCAGTAGCTCTCGATCCAATCCAAGGAACCTACCACGCGTGGTGGGCACTCATCGACGCGCCTACGACTTCCGTGCAGTCTGCACTTCCAAACGCCGCCCAGCAGCTCGTCATTCCGAAAAGCATTGGCATAGCAACGGGACGTGCGTTATTCGCGCTCGAAATGGGGCGCGAACACGACTGCGGTCCCATCGGGCTAAAAGCCCTTCGCAAAGATTTCATGGAATTCAAATTCGAAATTCCCTGGGTGCAAATAGCGAACACGTCAAAAATCGTAAcgtacaagaaaaaaatttaccAAGACAACGAAGAGGAAGTGCTGGGAAGTCGCATCTACGGTCTCAATGCAAGTCGCGCCGAAATAGAAATGAACGCAACCGACTACACCATTGATACTACGAAATTTCACGCAACTTTTAAAAATACTACACCGTCCTTCGCACCCGCTTCAAAATATCCTAATTTCGCGATATATGAAACTATTGTTAATCAAACGTggttcggcgacgcgacagCGAAAACGTGCGCTCAGCACCACTACGACTTCACAACGGCAATCGTTCGCCCAGCGAACGCTTCTATAACGATTAGGGGAGAAAGTCTAGAAGCGAATCTACCGGAAACGTTTAGCGCACGCGGAATCGACGCTAGCCCATTCGGTGTAGCTGAAGTGTGGCTAAACTTCACCATGACGACACCGTTCGCATGTCATTAA